In Roseiconus lacunae, a genomic segment contains:
- a CDS encoding methyltransferase family protein, protein MNAERKREFGDNHPIAIVLQFVFSAALVLTIQWTPFPWIAILAGTPGAVLAIAAWFQIGLRNIRVAPAVTPSTKLTTSGPYRIVRHPMYTGLLWFTAATLGAPLDQMRLLMWIGLLFVLNKKSLIEERSLRQHFDQYADYQNRVGRLFPKLTTWLR, encoded by the coding sequence ATGAACGCTGAACGCAAACGCGAATTCGGCGACAATCATCCGATCGCGATCGTCTTACAGTTTGTCTTTTCAGCCGCGCTGGTGCTCACAATTCAATGGACGCCATTTCCATGGATTGCCATCCTTGCCGGAACTCCGGGCGCGGTACTGGCGATCGCCGCATGGTTTCAGATCGGGCTGCGCAATATTCGCGTTGCTCCCGCCGTGACTCCCTCGACGAAGCTGACGACCAGCGGCCCATACCGGATCGTACGGCATCCGATGTATACGGGACTGCTATGGTTCACCGCGGCCACGCTGGGAGCGCCGCTCGATCAGATGCGTTTACTGATGTGGATCGGATTGCTTTTTGTTCTCAACAAAAAATCGTTGATCGAAGAACGGTCTCTCCGTCAGCATTTTGATCAATACGCGGACTATCAAAACCGCGTCGGGCGATTGTTTCCAAAGCTGACAACATGGCTCCGCTAG
- the acs gene encoding acetate--CoA ligase — protein sequence MSDSAAGQIDHVLDETRLFPPAAEFTEKAVISSQEQYEDLYRRALEDRDGFWKEQALEHLHWFEPFGDVCQWEAPHAKWFVGGKTNASYNCVDRNIDQGRGDKVAIIWEGEPGDTRTLTYNELKIEVCKCAAALKELGIGQGDVVSIYMPMTPELAIAMLACARIGAIHSVIFAGFSAESIADRNQDAEAKLVITSDGLHRRGKVLPLKKTVDEALEKSPSVQTCLVLKRVGNDAPMTEGRDVWWHDVVDKQSGDLPAEPLDSETTLFILYTSGSTGKPKGIRHTTAGYNLWAKRTFDWVFDHRDDDIYWCTADCGWITGHSYIVYGPLTAGATCLMYEGAPNFPAEDRFWDLVEKYKVTILYTAPTAIRAFIKWGDEHVEKHDLSSLRLLGSVGEGINPEAWMWYHEKIGGGRCPIVDTWWQTETGGLMMSPLPGITPTKPGSCTRPLPGVSPAIIDESGSAVEGENGGMLCIDQPWPGMLRGVWGDDERFVDTYWATVPGKYLTGDNARRDSDGYYWIMGRIDDVINVSGHRLSTIEVESALVSHDAVAEAAVVGRPDDIKGQAICAFVTVTTADPGDELRQELRQHVRKQIGALAQPDDIRFAASVPKTRSGKIMRRLLRDIAAGREAAGDTSTLEDYSVLAKLREEGS from the coding sequence ATGTCCGATTCCGCTGCCGGCCAAATTGACCACGTCCTCGATGAAACTCGACTCTTCCCGCCTGCGGCCGAGTTTACCGAAAAGGCCGTGATTTCGTCGCAGGAACAGTACGAAGATCTGTACCGTCGCGCCCTCGAAGATCGGGACGGATTTTGGAAGGAACAAGCGCTCGAACATCTACACTGGTTCGAGCCATTCGGTGACGTTTGCCAGTGGGAAGCACCGCATGCGAAGTGGTTTGTCGGCGGCAAGACGAACGCCAGTTACAACTGTGTCGATCGCAACATCGATCAAGGTCGTGGCGACAAGGTCGCGATCATCTGGGAAGGCGAACCGGGCGATACACGTACGCTGACGTACAACGAATTAAAGATCGAAGTCTGCAAATGCGCCGCGGCATTGAAAGAGCTTGGCATCGGGCAGGGTGACGTGGTCAGCATCTACATGCCGATGACGCCGGAATTGGCAATCGCGATGCTGGCTTGTGCACGAATCGGCGCGATCCATTCGGTGATCTTTGCCGGTTTCAGTGCCGAATCGATTGCCGATCGCAACCAAGACGCCGAAGCAAAGTTGGTCATCACATCCGATGGACTCCATCGTCGTGGCAAAGTTTTACCGCTAAAAAAGACCGTCGATGAGGCTTTAGAAAAGTCACCCTCGGTTCAAACATGCCTGGTTCTGAAACGAGTCGGCAATGACGCCCCGATGACCGAAGGCCGGGATGTGTGGTGGCACGACGTTGTTGATAAGCAATCCGGTGACCTCCCAGCCGAACCGCTCGATAGCGAAACCACGCTATTCATCCTGTACACCTCTGGTAGCACCGGTAAACCCAAAGGCATTCGGCACACCACTGCCGGTTACAACCTGTGGGCCAAGCGAACGTTTGATTGGGTGTTCGATCATCGTGACGATGATATCTATTGGTGCACGGCAGACTGCGGATGGATCACCGGACATAGCTATATCGTTTATGGTCCGTTGACGGCGGGCGCGACTTGTTTGATGTACGAGGGCGCTCCGAACTTTCCCGCCGAAGATCGCTTTTGGGATCTGGTCGAAAAATACAAAGTTACGATTCTCTATACCGCTCCGACCGCGATTCGTGCGTTCATCAAGTGGGGCGACGAGCACGTCGAGAAGCACGATCTATCCAGCTTGCGGCTTCTCGGAAGCGTTGGCGAGGGCATCAACCCAGAAGCTTGGATGTGGTATCACGAAAAGATCGGCGGCGGTCGCTGTCCCATCGTCGATACGTGGTGGCAAACCGAAACGGGCGGCCTGATGATGAGCCCCTTGCCAGGTATTACACCGACGAAGCCGGGATCTTGCACGCGTCCACTGCCCGGAGTTTCTCCGGCGATCATTGACGAGAGCGGTTCGGCCGTCGAAGGCGAAAACGGTGGCATGCTGTGCATCGATCAACCTTGGCCAGGCATGTTGCGCGGCGTCTGGGGGGACGACGAGCGATTCGTTGATACCTACTGGGCGACCGTTCCCGGCAAATACCTGACCGGTGACAATGCCCGTCGCGACTCCGATGGCTACTACTGGATCATGGGCCGTATCGATGACGTGATCAATGTTTCCGGGCATCGGCTCAGTACGATCGAAGTCGAGAGCGCCTTGGTCAGCCATGATGCAGTCGCCGAAGCGGCGGTTGTCGGGCGTCCCGATGACATCAAAGGCCAAGCGATTTGTGCCTTCGTGACCGTGACCACCGCCGATCCAGGCGACGAACTTCGTCAAGAGTTACGCCAACACGTCCGCAAGCAGATCGGTGCACTCGCCCAACCCGATGACATCCGTTTTGCAGCCTCGGTTCCCAAAACGCGAAGCGGAAAAATCATGCGGCGGTTGCTGCGCGACATCGCGGCGGGACGGGAAGCGGCCGGTGACACCAGCACGTTGGAAGATTACTCCGTGCTCGCGAAGCTTCGCGAAGAAGGTAGTTGA
- the sucD gene encoding succinate--CoA ligase subunit alpha, protein MSILINADTKVICQGITGKAGTFHSLGCRDYGTKMVGGVTPGKGGQNVEGIPVFDTVEEAVQETGADATMIFVPPPFTADAIMEALDAGIKVIAAITEGVPVLDMVRVYEKVRASDAVLIGPNCPGLITPGECKIGIMPGYIHQPGKVGVMSRSGTLTYEAVWQTSSLKLGQSTCVGLGGDPIVGTNYIDLLKRYQADDQTEAILMIGEIGGSAEEEAAAFVKEHVTKPVAAFIAGRTAPPGKRMGHAGAIISGGKGTATEKVAALEAAGIVVAPTPADMGKAVVEAMGK, encoded by the coding sequence ATGAGTATCCTAATCAATGCCGACACCAAAGTGATTTGCCAAGGGATTACCGGGAAAGCTGGTACATTCCACAGTCTTGGCTGTCGCGACTATGGCACGAAAATGGTCGGTGGCGTAACGCCCGGAAAGGGCGGCCAGAACGTCGAAGGCATCCCCGTCTTTGACACCGTCGAAGAAGCGGTTCAAGAAACCGGCGCCGATGCCACGATGATTTTCGTCCCTCCACCATTCACCGCCGACGCCATCATGGAAGCGCTCGACGCGGGCATCAAAGTCATCGCCGCAATCACCGAAGGCGTCCCCGTCCTGGACATGGTTCGAGTGTATGAGAAAGTTCGTGCCAGCGACGCCGTCCTGATCGGGCCGAACTGCCCCGGCTTGATCACCCCCGGCGAATGCAAAATTGGCATCATGCCTGGCTATATTCACCAGCCGGGAAAGGTCGGCGTGATGAGCCGCAGCGGGACGTTGACTTACGAAGCCGTTTGGCAAACGTCCTCGCTCAAGCTTGGCCAAAGCACCTGTGTCGGTTTGGGCGGTGACCCCATCGTCGGAACTAACTACATCGATCTGCTCAAACGCTATCAGGCCGACGATCAGACCGAAGCGATCCTGATGATCGGTGAAATCGGCGGTTCGGCCGAAGAAGAGGCCGCGGCGTTCGTCAAGGAACACGTTACCAAGCCCGTGGCGGCATTCATCGCCGGTCGTACCGCGCCTCCCGGAAAACGTATGGGGCATGCCGGTGCGATCATCAGCGGCGGGAAAGGAACGGCGACCGAGAAAGTCGCTGCCTTGGAAGCCGCAGGGATCGTCGTGGCGCCAACCCCCGCCGACATGGGCAAGGCCGTCGTCGAAGCGATGGGCAAGTAA
- a CDS encoding aldo/keto reductase, whose product MEYRRLGRSGIVVSDICMGTMTFGSQCDEKLSHQICDTAYDAGIDFFDAAELYPVPPSADHFGVTEEIVGRWIKTKPRETVIVATKVTGPGHGWFKPPVRHGKTALDRRQIVQACEDSLRRLDVDYIDLYQTHWPDHGMPYEEVLGVLSDLRDEGKIRTFGASNETSWGMMKACWAADVCELYRYETVQNNFSLINRRCESELAQVCRQENLSLLPYSPLGGGVLTGKYQDGPPPGARFTAYLNGDAERQKRMAQRFVNDRTLETTRRLIEIANDIGTTVTALAVAWSRQHDFVASTIIGATSLEQLDESLAAKDLILDSETLDRIDQIDFEIPNPMTEDGLRRL is encoded by the coding sequence ATGGAATATCGAAGGCTTGGGCGAAGTGGCATCGTTGTCAGTGACATCTGTATGGGAACGATGACGTTCGGATCACAATGTGACGAAAAGCTGAGCCACCAGATCTGCGATACCGCGTACGACGCCGGGATCGATTTCTTTGATGCCGCAGAACTTTATCCCGTACCGCCTTCGGCAGATCATTTTGGTGTCACCGAAGAAATCGTCGGGCGCTGGATCAAGACCAAGCCGCGAGAAACGGTGATCGTCGCGACCAAAGTCACAGGCCCAGGCCATGGCTGGTTCAAACCGCCGGTTCGTCATGGAAAAACGGCACTTGATCGTCGGCAAATCGTGCAGGCGTGTGAAGATTCATTGCGACGTTTAGATGTCGACTACATCGACCTGTATCAGACCCATTGGCCCGATCACGGCATGCCCTACGAAGAAGTCTTGGGGGTGTTGTCTGACCTACGTGACGAAGGAAAAATTCGTACGTTTGGGGCCAGCAACGAGACCTCGTGGGGCATGATGAAGGCATGCTGGGCCGCCGATGTCTGTGAATTGTACCGCTACGAGACTGTTCAGAATAATTTCAGCTTGATCAACCGTCGCTGTGAAAGCGAACTCGCTCAGGTTTGTCGCCAAGAGAATCTCTCCTTGCTTCCGTATTCTCCCCTCGGCGGAGGCGTTCTAACTGGAAAGTACCAGGATGGACCGCCACCCGGGGCTCGGTTCACTGCATACCTTAATGGTGATGCCGAACGCCAGAAACGAATGGCGCAGCGTTTCGTGAACGATCGTACGCTCGAAACAACGCGGCGCTTGATCGAAATCGCCAACGATATCGGCACCACCGTGACGGCCTTGGCTGTTGCCTGGAGCCGGCAGCACGACTTCGTTGCCTCCACAATTATCGGGGCGACGTCACTCGAGCAGCTCGACGAATCACTGGCGGCAAAAGACTTGATTCTTGATTCTGAAACACTCGATCGCATCGATCAAATTGATTTCGAAATCCCCAATCCGATGACCGAGGACGGTCTGCGTCGACTGTAG
- a CDS encoding alpha/beta hydrolase: MPRPTAHLAALLAITLLANQPLAAGETASVKKKTSQAKPSPDQTVVYKTIGEVELKLHIFEPNKQADSQTSRPAIIFYFGGGWVGGSPSQFYGQSRALADRGMVAACAEYRVRKQHGTTPQECVADGKSAMRWLRSNAKRFNIDPNRIAAGGGSAGGHVAASTATVDAFDAPTDDTTVSPVPSALVLFNPVYDNGPDGYGYDRVKDYYKDISPLHRLDEDVPPTIVFLGTKDKLIPVTTAEAFRDKLKELGVRNELHLYEGAPHGFFNKGDAYKDTLSKTIAFLDSLGYLTQQ, translated from the coding sequence ATGCCTCGTCCCACAGCGCACCTTGCGGCTCTTCTTGCGATCACTCTTTTGGCAAACCAACCCCTGGCGGCGGGTGAAACGGCGTCCGTAAAAAAGAAGACTTCCCAGGCGAAACCCTCGCCCGACCAAACGGTGGTTTACAAGACAATTGGCGAGGTCGAATTAAAACTTCACATCTTCGAGCCCAACAAGCAGGCTGACTCGCAAACGTCTAGGCCGGCGATCATATTTTATTTCGGCGGAGGATGGGTTGGCGGATCGCCTTCGCAATTCTATGGGCAGTCGAGGGCACTCGCCGATCGCGGAATGGTTGCCGCCTGTGCCGAGTATCGTGTGCGAAAGCAGCACGGCACGACTCCGCAGGAGTGCGTTGCCGATGGCAAGTCGGCAATGCGTTGGCTAAGGTCCAACGCCAAACGATTCAACATCGATCCGAATCGAATCGCGGCGGGAGGCGGTTCTGCAGGTGGTCACGTGGCCGCATCGACGGCAACCGTCGATGCGTTTGACGCCCCCACCGATGACACGACGGTCAGTCCGGTACCGAGTGCGCTCGTATTGTTTAACCCCGTCTACGACAACGGTCCCGATGGCTATGGCTATGATCGGGTCAAGGATTACTACAAAGATATTTCGCCCTTACATCGCCTCGATGAAGATGTCCCACCGACGATCGTCTTCTTAGGTACGAAGGATAAGCTGATCCCCGTCACCACGGCCGAAGCGTTCCGCGACAAGTTGAAAGAGCTTGGTGTTCGTAACGAACTGCATCTTTACGAGGGAGCACCGCATGGTTTCTTCAACAAAGGAGACGCTTACAAGGACACGTTGAGCAAAACGATTGCTTTTCTCGATTCGCTCGGTTACCTCACGCAACAGTAG
- the sucC gene encoding ADP-forming succinate--CoA ligase subunit beta, giving the protein MKIHEFQGKELFRKAGVPVLEGIVAKTPDEAAQAYDKLGGKIAVVKSQIHAGGRGKGTVIDNPNQHGVVLCKSADEARAAAEGLLGKKLVTIQTGPEGQTVNQIFVEAGCDIARELYLGIVLDRAAAKPVLMVSTEGGMEIETVAEKTPELIFKEHFDPHVGLEAFQVRKICKKLGISGAAAKAAFKFMPAMCKFYVDYDCELAEINPLVITGDDQMIALDAKINFDNNALYRHPELADFRDLSEEEPSEVRATDAGLSYVKLEGNIGCLVNGAGLAMSTMDIIKYHGGQPANFLDVGGSANEEQVTEAFRILLSDPNVKGVLVNIFGGIARCTTIAAAVIAASKTVGFEVPLVVRLEGTEVEEGRKMLADSDVDIITASDITDAAKKIVEATGV; this is encoded by the coding sequence ATGAAAATCCACGAATTCCAGGGCAAGGAACTGTTTCGAAAGGCCGGGGTGCCGGTATTGGAGGGCATCGTCGCCAAGACGCCCGACGAAGCGGCCCAGGCGTACGACAAGCTCGGCGGCAAAATTGCCGTGGTAAAATCTCAAATCCATGCCGGTGGCCGAGGAAAAGGGACCGTCATCGATAACCCCAATCAGCACGGCGTTGTGCTCTGTAAGAGCGCCGACGAAGCCCGCGCGGCTGCCGAAGGATTGCTGGGGAAAAAATTGGTCACCATTCAAACCGGTCCCGAAGGTCAGACTGTCAACCAAATCTTCGTCGAAGCCGGTTGCGACATCGCCCGTGAATTGTATCTCGGGATCGTGCTCGATCGTGCCGCGGCCAAACCCGTTTTAATGGTCAGTACCGAAGGCGGGATGGAGATCGAGACGGTGGCCGAGAAGACGCCCGAACTGATCTTCAAAGAACACTTTGACCCGCACGTCGGGTTGGAAGCGTTTCAAGTTCGCAAGATCTGTAAGAAGCTGGGCATTTCCGGCGCGGCCGCCAAAGCGGCGTTCAAGTTCATGCCCGCGATGTGCAAGTTCTATGTCGACTATGACTGCGAACTCGCCGAGATTAACCCATTGGTCATCACCGGCGACGATCAGATGATCGCCCTGGACGCGAAAATCAACTTTGACAACAACGCACTTTATCGCCACCCCGAATTAGCCGATTTCAGAGACCTTAGCGAAGAAGAGCCCAGCGAAGTCCGAGCGACCGACGCAGGCCTCAGCTATGTCAAACTCGAAGGCAACATCGGCTGCTTGGTCAACGGAGCCGGTTTGGCGATGTCGACGATGGACATCATCAAGTACCACGGCGGTCAGCCCGCGAACTTTTTGGACGTCGGCGGCAGTGCGAACGAAGAGCAAGTCACCGAAGCGTTCCGCATCCTGCTTTCCGATCCCAACGTCAAAGGCGTCTTAGTCAACATCTTCGGTGGGATCGCACGTTGCACCACGATCGCCGCCGCCGTGATCGCGGCCAGCAAGACGGTCGGATTTGAAGTTCCTCTCGTCGTGCGTCTCGAAGGCACCGAAGTCGAGGAGGGCCGAAAGATGCTCGCCGATAGTGACGTCGACATCATCACCGCGAGCGACATTACCGATGCCGCCAAGAAAATTGTGGAAGCGACCGGGGTCTGA
- a CDS encoding UxaA family hydrolase produces the protein MAQLKQPLVVYLNDSDNVAIAVTEIAAGTDIQVRDRHVIARAPISRGHKIAVSEIAAGAPVIKYGQSIGKSTSLIFPGDHVHSHNLTDHHEVESVIRSTAPPQAPPPIRRTFEGYVRADGRVGTRNYVAVLSTVNCSATVCHKVVQRFDEQRMRRWPNVDGVFAATHTTGCALALGSRKHQMIARTMAGYAQHPNVGGRLIIGLGCEQNTPGYLAEHHGVVPLHAPDGKPITRDDRVPVLTMQTEGGSAVTIDHAETLVEQLLDRANEAKRSTVDASHLVIGVECGGSDGYSGITANPAIGAVSDRIVACGGTSIISETTELYGAEHLLCQRSRSPEVAQRLVDLIRWWQDYVAFYGGQLDNNPSIGNKAGGLTTITEKSLGAVSKSGLTALEAVYDYAERVTAKGLVVMDSPGFDPSSVTGKVAGGANLVLFSTGRGSCFGCKPTPVIKIASNSELFERMPDDMDLNAGEAIAGKTLDQLGDEFFEFALRVASGESTASERNGFGDHEFVPWTVGPVL, from the coding sequence ATGGCCCAGCTCAAGCAACCTCTTGTTGTCTATTTAAACGACAGCGACAACGTGGCCATTGCCGTCACCGAGATCGCGGCTGGAACAGACATTCAGGTTCGCGACCGACATGTCATTGCGCGAGCCCCTATATCGCGGGGACATAAAATCGCGGTCTCAGAAATCGCCGCCGGTGCTCCGGTGATCAAGTACGGACAATCGATCGGCAAATCGACCTCGCTGATTTTCCCTGGCGATCACGTCCATAGTCACAATCTGACTGACCATCATGAAGTCGAATCAGTCATCCGCAGCACCGCCCCGCCGCAGGCACCGCCGCCCATACGTCGAACCTTCGAAGGTTACGTCCGCGCCGACGGTCGCGTGGGAACGCGTAACTATGTCGCGGTGCTATCGACGGTCAATTGCAGTGCGACGGTGTGCCACAAAGTCGTGCAACGGTTCGACGAGCAACGCATGCGTCGTTGGCCCAATGTGGACGGTGTCTTCGCGGCCACCCACACCACCGGATGTGCGTTGGCTCTGGGTAGCCGCAAGCATCAGATGATCGCTCGTACCATGGCGGGCTATGCACAACATCCCAACGTCGGCGGGCGTCTGATCATCGGTCTCGGCTGCGAACAGAATACCCCGGGCTATCTGGCAGAACACCACGGGGTCGTCCCGCTACATGCCCCCGATGGGAAACCGATCACACGTGACGATCGTGTTCCCGTTTTAACCATGCAAACCGAAGGCGGCTCGGCCGTCACGATTGACCACGCCGAAACATTGGTCGAACAGCTACTCGATCGCGCCAACGAAGCGAAACGTTCCACCGTCGACGCGTCACACCTCGTGATCGGTGTCGAATGCGGTGGCAGCGACGGCTATTCGGGGATCACGGCCAACCCGGCGATCGGTGCCGTGTCGGATCGCATCGTCGCCTGTGGTGGCACGTCAATCATTTCGGAAACGACCGAACTGTACGGCGCCGAGCATTTACTCTGCCAACGCAGCCGCAGCCCCGAAGTCGCTCAGCGATTGGTCGATCTGATCCGTTGGTGGCAAGACTATGTCGCTTTCTACGGAGGGCAATTGGATAACAATCCTTCGATCGGTAACAAAGCCGGTGGCCTGACTACGATCACCGAAAAATCGCTCGGCGCGGTGTCCAAAAGCGGGCTGACCGCGCTCGAAGCCGTTTACGACTACGCCGAACGGGTAACCGCGAAAGGATTGGTGGTGATGGATTCACCCGGCTTCGATCCATCCAGCGTGACCGGCAAGGTCGCCGGCGGTGCGAACTTGGTCCTGTTTTCGACCGGACGCGGAAGTTGTTTTGGATGCAAGCCGACGCCCGTGATCAAGATCGCATCCAACTCCGAACTGTTCGAACGAATGCCCGACGACATGGACTTGAATGCGGGCGAGGCGATCGCGGGTAAAACACTCGATCAGCTCGGTGATGAGTTTTTCGAGTTTGCCTTGCGCGTGGCAAGCGGTGAGTCGACGGCAAGCGAACGAAACGGTTTCGGCGACCATGAGTTCGTCCCTTGGACCGTCGGCCCAGTGCTTTGA
- a CDS encoding CHAT domain-containing protein, whose protein sequence is MYRPLVVSLLVLCSGWLTPAVAQEATIDATIKAVRGSVDSATLATLLSASAEQHVMAQRWQLASERVDEAIGLAIKNDDENALKSSLMTAGKILNHLRGDAGNEFYLSLLKKVGDKPKLRVTVLKTLGQQLLSSGDVVASIGALQAAYAEVKSSTPNSEEAFWVGYQYGQACVLGRLFDLGLPALKEARMLAIELGRNDLASYTNLPIGNACLTTGEYELAEDVFSKQLQLAIESGKQAAIDQAIFGAVSVLLRRQKLETVESLLNKALAGGDEADDANRLAGKSMAQTQMAQLAIANGNPGHAAEWADKAAASKIAMLPFLMRFSVGAQSAMMDRLAAAAFYQQAGNSDAAIEAADLAEKGYQHAVRQAQSLAKQGIGNLDATLTAYSEIPSSLSAIRQQILVDANRSHDALIESERGRSQAQIDAMRRNFELAPDDTATLTLEQIRELARQENCTFVEYSVIHPLDYFTRTALGSRYAISRSNKLFIWVIQPSGEIQFKQVTLDRDLSDLVKQARDVVYPPKPQHSSNTNNSKKKQTAPGAADAATEGPDAVQRLSRILIAPIENWLPEQADQEVVVVPHRELFAIPFAALTKSNGDRLIQQHTIIHAASIGAYKLSASRRGTAGKLKFDDILVVGNPKMPSYQSRPDKPAVPLSELPGAEREAKAIAQMLGITPLLGELAKESEVRSRMKLAPVIHLASHGLLEGENVLSQPYLSAIALTPDEKENGFLTVSEIMRMSLEADMTVLSACDSGRGKISGEGVVGLSRGYLSAGVPTVVVSLWPVNDQATAFLMVHFYDALKKGATKSAALRAAMLETREKFDSPKLWAPFTLYGVGH, encoded by the coding sequence ATGTACCGTCCGCTTGTTGTGTCTCTTTTGGTTCTGTGCAGTGGGTGGCTGACTCCAGCGGTCGCGCAAGAAGCGACGATCGATGCAACGATCAAAGCCGTTCGAGGTTCGGTCGATTCAGCAACGTTGGCCACGTTACTGAGTGCTTCGGCCGAACAGCACGTCATGGCTCAGCGATGGCAGCTTGCCTCCGAACGCGTTGACGAAGCGATCGGATTGGCGATCAAAAACGACGACGAAAACGCACTGAAATCGTCGCTGATGACTGCGGGTAAGATCCTCAATCATCTCCGCGGTGACGCTGGCAACGAATTCTATCTGAGTCTCCTCAAAAAAGTCGGTGACAAACCCAAGCTCCGTGTCACGGTGTTAAAGACGTTAGGCCAGCAGTTACTTTCTTCTGGCGACGTCGTCGCATCGATCGGTGCGTTGCAAGCCGCGTATGCCGAAGTCAAATCGTCGACACCGAACAGTGAGGAAGCTTTTTGGGTTGGCTATCAATACGGTCAGGCTTGTGTACTTGGCCGCCTCTTCGATCTTGGTCTTCCGGCACTCAAAGAAGCTCGCATGCTTGCCATCGAGCTGGGCCGAAATGACTTGGCCAGTTATACCAACCTGCCAATCGGCAATGCTTGCCTAACGACCGGCGAATACGAGCTTGCCGAAGACGTCTTTTCAAAACAACTTCAGTTGGCGATTGAATCGGGTAAGCAGGCCGCGATCGACCAAGCTATTTTTGGAGCCGTTTCGGTGCTGCTCCGACGGCAAAAACTTGAAACCGTCGAAAGTTTGCTTAACAAGGCACTCGCCGGCGGCGATGAGGCAGATGACGCCAACCGTTTGGCAGGCAAGTCGATGGCACAAACCCAAATGGCCCAGCTTGCAATCGCTAATGGGAATCCGGGACACGCAGCCGAGTGGGCAGATAAAGCTGCCGCATCGAAAATCGCGATGTTGCCGTTCCTAATGCGTTTCTCGGTCGGTGCCCAGTCTGCCATGATGGACCGACTTGCCGCCGCAGCGTTTTACCAACAAGCAGGTAATTCGGACGCTGCGATCGAGGCCGCCGACCTTGCCGAAAAGGGCTATCAGCACGCCGTTCGGCAAGCTCAGTCACTGGCCAAGCAAGGGATCGGGAATTTGGACGCGACACTAACCGCCTATTCCGAGATTCCGTCAAGCTTGAGTGCGATCCGTCAGCAAATCTTGGTTGACGCAAACCGATCGCACGACGCCCTCATCGAAAGCGAACGCGGACGATCGCAAGCTCAAATCGATGCTATGCGGCGCAACTTTGAACTCGCACCCGACGACACGGCGACGCTGACTCTGGAGCAAATTCGTGAACTCGCTAGGCAGGAAAACTGCACCTTTGTCGAATACTCTGTCATCCACCCCCTCGACTATTTCACCCGCACTGCCCTTGGATCCCGCTATGCCATTAGCCGATCTAACAAGCTGTTTATCTGGGTGATTCAACCGAGTGGCGAGATTCAATTTAAACAGGTTACGCTTGATCGGGACCTTTCCGATCTTGTCAAACAGGCTCGCGACGTCGTTTACCCACCGAAGCCCCAGCACTCAAGCAATACGAATAACTCTAAAAAGAAACAAACGGCACCGGGGGCGGCTGACGCGGCGACCGAAGGCCCCGATGCGGTGCAACGGTTGTCTCGGATCTTGATCGCACCGATCGAAAACTGGCTACCTGAGCAAGCCGACCAAGAAGTCGTAGTCGTTCCTCACCGGGAACTGTTCGCGATTCCGTTTGCGGCGTTAACCAAAAGCAATGGGGACCGCTTAATCCAGCAACACACCATCATTCATGCTGCCTCAATCGGCGCGTACAAACTGTCGGCATCACGGCGAGGCACCGCAGGCAAACTGAAGTTCGATGACATTCTGGTCGTCGGCAACCCCAAGATGCCTTCGTATCAATCACGGCCTGACAAACCTGCTGTGCCGCTAAGCGAATTGCCGGGGGCGGAACGCGAGGCGAAAGCAATTGCGCAAATGCTCGGCATCACGCCGTTATTGGGAGAGTTGGCGAAAGAATCCGAAGTCCGGTCACGCATGAAGCTCGCTCCCGTGATTCATCTCGCTTCGCACGGATTGCTCGAAGGCGAAAATGTGCTCAGTCAGCCGTATCTTTCAGCGATCGCTTTGACGCCTGATGAAAAAGAAAACGGATTCTTAACGGTCAGCGAAATTATGCGAATGAGTCTCGAAGCGGACATGACGGTCCTCAGTGCCTGTGACTCAGGACGCGGAAAAATCTCAGGCGAAGGTGTCGTCGGGCTCTCCAGAGGATACTTGTCGGCCGGGGTGCCAACCGTTGTCGTTTCTCTTTGGCCAGTCAATGACCAAGCGACCGCGTTTTTGATGGTGCACTTTTACGACGCACTCAAGAAAGGCGCAACCAAGTCGGCTGCCCTACGCGCCGCGATGTTAGAAACGCGCGAGAAATTTGATTCACCGAAACTCTGGGCCCCATTCACACTTTACGGCGTCGGTCACTGA